The region AATATGAAACTTTACGGTGCTGAGACTGATCTCCAGCATCAGTGCAATGTCTTTGTTTCCCTGGCCTTCAGCGATCAGGCGCAGCACCTCCGTTTCGCGCTCGGTCAGCGGCGACGCAGCGGCAGGGGCACGCACGCTTCCCAGGATATGGTGGGCGATCTCGGGGTCGAGATACGCGCTCCCAGCAGCGGCGGCACGGATGGCAAGCAGCAGCAATTCGGGCTGTGCACTCTTCAGGCAGTAGGCATCCGCGCCGCTGCCCATCGCCGCCAGCACCTCGTTTCGCAGGTTATGCGCCGTCAGCATCACCACCCGGACAGAGGGAAAGTCGCGCTTGATCCGGGCGGCTGTCTCGATGCCGTCGATGCCGGGCAGTCCGATATCCAGAACCACCACATCCGGCGTGTTTCTTGCGAGAAGTTCAAGCGCCTCCTCTCCGCTCCTCGCCTCCCCGACGACCTGTAGATCCTGCTCGAAATTGATCGCCACCCGCAGCCCATCGCGGGTAAAAATAT is a window of Deinococcus sp. KNUC1210 DNA encoding:
- a CDS encoding response regulator transcription factor, coding for MIQVLLVEDHIFTRDGLRVAINFEQDLQVVGEARSGEEALELLARNTPDVVVLDIGLPGIDGIETAARIKRDFPSVRVVMLTAHNLRNEVLAAMGSGADAYCLKSAQPELLLLAIRAAAAGSAYLDPEIAHHILGSVRAPAAASPLTERETEVLRLIAEGQGNKDIALMLEISLSTVKFHIQDILQKLRATDRTQAAVTALRQGLL